ACCGAGGCCTCCTCGCGCAGTGTGACCCCGTCGGCGAGGTTCAGCAGATAGCGCACGATGGCGCGCCCCTTGGCGGTGTACACCGGGCCGACGCCGACGCTGTGGAAGAAGACCTTCTTGCCCAGCAGTTTGGCCAGGGGCAGGGCCAGCAGCAGCGAGGTCAGGTAGTTGTAGAGGGGGTTCCAGAATTTGATGTCGAAGAGGATGGCCGAGGTCACCAGCACGGCGTCGCAGCGGATCACGGAGAGGAGCAGCGGCAGGCCCAGGGTTTTCACGCTGAGATTCCAGGGCAGGGTGGCCACGGGCGCCAGGGGCAGGCCCGGATAGGTGCGCCGCATGAAGGCCGGGTTGATGGTCAAAACTTCGCAGACCGCGCCGGGGCAGGCCTCCGCGATGTCGCGCACCACGTTCTCCAGGATGGCGGCGTCGCCCG
This portion of the Candidatus Hydrogenedentota bacterium genome encodes:
- a CDS encoding polysaccharide pyruvyl transferase family protein translates to MPRFCLIGSYTGRNAGDAAILENVVRDIAEACPGAVCEVLTINPAFMRRTYPGLPLAPVATLPWNLSVKTLGLPLLLSVIRCDAVLVTSAILFDIKFWNPLYNYLTSLLLALPLAKLLGKKVFFHSVGVGPVYTAKGRAIVRYLLNLADGVTLREEASV